A window of the Nitrospirota bacterium genome harbors these coding sequences:
- a CDS encoding nucleotidyl transferase AbiEii/AbiGii toxin family protein: protein MQDLVKQEQFELEVLDRLNSRKFLNHLVFGGGTMLRLCFGLNRFSVDLDFWIIKDIDITRLFKELKEYLTAFYTLKDSANKFHSLLFEVKSEDYPRSLKIEIRKEKKKIKTENAIAYSRHGNIQVFLRVASLKEMMRAKIEAFIQRREIRDAFDMEFLLKKGIEIDASPQTLKKIIKIIDSLTKKDYTVKLGSLLEETERKYYITENFKILKSAIKEQILQSERLKAL from the coding sequence ATGCAAGATTTAGTAAAGCAGGAACAGTTTGAACTGGAGGTTCTCGACAGGCTGAACAGCAGGAAATTTCTAAATCATCTCGTATTTGGTGGTGGAACAATGCTGCGGCTCTGCTTTGGCTTGAACCGATTTTCTGTAGACCTTGATTTTTGGATTATTAAAGATATTGATATAACCAGACTTTTTAAAGAACTGAAAGAATATCTTACTGCGTTTTACACTTTGAAGGACTCTGCCAATAAATTCCATAGCTTATTGTTTGAGGTAAAATCAGAAGATTATCCGAGAAGCTTGAAGATAGAGATTAGAAAAGAAAAAAAGAAGATCAAAACAGAAAATGCGATTGCTTATAGCAGGCATGGAAATATACAGGTCTTTCTCAGGGTGGCCTCTCTAAAAGAAATGATGAGGGCAAAGATAGAGGCTTTTATTCAAAGAAGAGAGATAAGGGACGCCTTTGATATGGAATTCTTATTGAAAAAAGGAATTGAAATAGATGCATCTCCTCAAACACTGAAAAAAATAATCAAAATTATTGATTCTCTTACTAAAAAAGACTACACAGTAAAGCTTGGCTCTTTACTGGAAGAGACAGAAAGAAAGTACTATATAACCGAGAACTTTAAGATTTTAAAATCAGCAATAAAAGAGCAGATTTTACAATCAGAAAGATTAAAAGCGCTCTAA
- a CDS encoding CCA tRNA nucleotidyltransferase: MNVLGKRILKDKYNSIIFKKSRGRELYLVGGYIRDIFRGIYSNDRDFIVDKEIDKFVEELNKIFHGTIISFKKGNLKRIVLKNGTTFDFSKPQGTLHEDLSKRDFTINSIAWSPLMGIIDPYNGLNDIGKRIIKCISIENLNSDPLRIIRAYRFAAELNGSIETNTRNALKLLNSSINTLSSERITLEVFNLLNSEHAAKYLEMAFYDSVLRKVFYNSYKTLQNNLRVIYKLERTIKSSIPNNLKALLNKTFSQNLSYKGLLCLEILMRNIRISKSNCYLLKLSNHIKKRIELFQRGDTVYKNKDINLQKKLFDIFNNAKAASIDLIIIERKFDLLNDYRRYLRINKKSVLKTNEIINICDIHQGKMLGYIIKELRRAEFERRVKNRNMAITYVKNIKDNILHNISYQT; this comes from the coding sequence TTGAATGTTTTAGGTAAAAGGATATTAAAAGACAAATATAATTCCATTATATTCAAAAAGAGTAGAGGAAGAGAATTATATCTTGTAGGTGGATATATTCGTGATATATTTAGAGGAATATATTCTAATGACAGAGATTTCATAGTTGATAAAGAAATAGATAAATTTGTTGAAGAATTAAATAAGATTTTTCATGGAACGATTATTAGTTTCAAAAAAGGTAACCTTAAAAGAATTGTTTTAAAAAATGGAACAACATTTGACTTTTCGAAACCTCAGGGCACATTACATGAAGATCTATCAAAAAGAGATTTTACAATCAATTCTATTGCATGGTCACCATTAATGGGAATTATAGATCCTTATAATGGTTTAAATGACATAGGAAAAAGGATAATAAAATGCATATCAATTGAAAATTTAAACTCCGATCCTCTAAGGATTATCAGGGCTTACAGATTTGCAGCAGAGCTAAACGGTTCTATTGAAACAAATACCAGGAATGCCCTGAAGTTATTGAATAGTAGCATAAATACACTCTCATCTGAAAGAATTACTTTAGAAGTTTTCAATTTATTAAACTCAGAGCATGCAGCAAAATATCTTGAAATGGCATTTTATGATAGTGTCCTAAGAAAAGTTTTCTACAATTCTTATAAAACCTTACAAAATAATCTTAGAGTAATATATAAACTTGAAAGAACTATTAAAAGCAGTATTCCTAATAATCTTAAAGCATTACTTAATAAAACATTTTCACAAAATTTATCTTACAAGGGTTTACTATGCCTTGAGATTCTCATGCGAAATATAAGAATATCTAAAAGTAATTGTTATTTATTAAAATTAAGTAATCATATAAAAAAGAGAATTGAACTTTTTCAAAGAGGGGATACCGTATATAAAAATAAAGATATTAATTTACAAAAAAAGTTATTTGATATTTTTAACAACGCAAAAGCTGCATCAATTGACTTAATAATCATCGAAAGAAAGTTTGATTTGCTTAATGATTACAGGAGATACTTAAGAATAAATAAGAAAAGTGTTTTAAAAACAAATGAAATAATAAATATCTGTGATATTCATCAAGGTAAGATGCTTGGTTATATAATCAAAGAACTTAGAAGGGCTGAATTCGAGAGAAGAGTAAAAAATAGAAATATGGCTATTACTTATGTTAAAAATATTAAAGATAATATTTTACATAATATATCTTATCAGACATAA
- the mtaB gene encoding tRNA (N(6)-L-threonylcarbamoyladenosine(37)-C(2))-methylthiotransferase MtaB — protein MKFSILTLGCKVNQSESVFIEGNLVKNGFIPVTIYDRPDFCIINTCSVTSKSDYQSRQIIRKCVKTGAKVIVTGCYSQLNPEEVKQIDDSIIIVENNNKYNIINMLNNNNKTNTFNYNLRSRPYVKVQDGCNYSCAYCVIPHARGQSKSLNFQNVLNQVLELQEEGFNEIVITGINLGLYGKDFKPQKKLSHLIKFLLNNTKIKRFRLSSLEPNEIDKEIIELLNESRICNHIHIPLQSGDDKILKLMRRNYTINKYTRIIEDIYNKVPNVSIGSDIIVGFPGEGVNEFNNTKNVIRSLPFSYLHIFTFSQRPKTISYSMPDQIPVYTKKERAKEINAINISKKQSYMESMIDNCLDIIIEDKCYDGSFIGTSSNYLKVNIFTNAYNKKSLVTVRIIGVENNTLIGNPL, from the coding sequence ATGAAATTTTCTATTTTAACCCTCGGGTGTAAAGTAAATCAATCAGAAAGTGTTTTTATTGAAGGAAATCTTGTAAAAAATGGGTTCATACCTGTAACTATATATGACAGACCAGATTTTTGTATTATCAATACTTGCTCTGTAACCTCAAAAAGCGATTATCAATCAAGACAAATTATCAGAAAATGTGTCAAAACTGGAGCAAAAGTTATTGTAACAGGTTGTTACTCACAATTGAATCCTGAAGAAGTTAAACAAATTGATGATTCGATAATTATTGTCGAAAATAATAATAAATATAATATTATTAATATGTTAAATAATAATAATAAAACTAATACTTTCAATTATAATCTTCGATCAAGGCCTTATGTTAAGGTTCAAGATGGTTGTAATTATTCTTGTGCTTATTGTGTAATACCACATGCTAGAGGGCAATCAAAAAGTCTTAATTTTCAAAATGTTTTAAATCAGGTTTTGGAACTTCAAGAAGAAGGATTTAATGAAATAGTTATTACTGGTATTAATCTTGGTTTATACGGTAAAGACTTTAAACCGCAAAAAAAGCTATCACATCTTATAAAGTTTCTTTTGAATAATACAAAAATAAAAAGATTCAGATTAAGTTCATTAGAACCAAATGAAATTGATAAAGAAATTATTGAACTTTTAAATGAATCTCGAATTTGTAACCATATTCATATACCATTACAAAGTGGTGATGATAAAATATTAAAATTAATGAGAAGAAATTATACAATCAATAAATATACAAGAATTATTGAGGATATTTATAATAAAGTACCTAATGTTTCAATCGGAAGTGATATTATTGTTGGTTTTCCTGGTGAGGGAGTAAATGAATTTAATAATACAAAAAATGTGATTCGTTCGTTGCCTTTCTCATATCTACATATATTTACATTTTCACAAAGGCCTAAGACAATTTCATATTCAATGCCTGATCAAATACCTGTTTACACAAAAAAAGAAAGGGCTAAAGAAATTAATGCTATAAATATCAGCAAAAAACAGAGTTATATGGAATCTATGATTGATAATTGCCTTGATATCATTATAGAAGACAAATGCTATGATGGTTCGTTTATAGGAACTTCAAGTAATTACTTGAAGGTAAATATTTTCACAAATGCTTATAACAAAAAATCTCTTGTCACTGTGCGAATTATAGGAGTAGAAAATAATACATTAATAGGAAATCCACTATAA